In Lotus japonicus ecotype B-129 chromosome 5, LjGifu_v1.2, one genomic interval encodes:
- the LOC130717772 gene encoding uncharacterized protein LOC130717772 isoform X2 — MPPEPLPWDRKDFFKERKHERSESVGSVARWRDSSHHRDFHRWGSAEFRRPPGHGKQGGWHLFSEESGHGYAGSRSGDKMVEEDSRPSISRGDGKYGRSGSRENRGSSGPRDWRGHSWENSNGSQNFSRRPPDVNNDQRSVDDTLAHSSHPHSDFANNSWDQHHLKDQNDKMGGFNGTGTGPRCDRENSLGAADWKPLKWTRSGSLSSRASGFSHTSSSRSMGGADSYEVKAELQPKNATASKSHSGEAATARVTSSAPSEDTTSRKKPRLGWGEGLAKYEKKKVEGPELSVNKDGPVSSTSNMEPCNVFSPNLVDKSPKLTGFSDCASPATPSSVACSSSPEPNFSLVAGVDDKLFSKSANVDSDFSNLTGSPAPGSQNHLQKFSFNLHNLDIYSLNNLGSSIVDLVQSDDPSSVDSGLGRSSAINKLLIWKADISKVLEMTETEIDSLENELKSLKSEPGDKCPPAPGSQVVGNNEIFCEDLAGVNKVTRPVPLKIVSSDEPDVEKMPQSNNLHSIHENANEEDIDSPGTATSKFVEPLPLIKAVSSCEARGYDNFSADLNARQSAAVKSLVPCTTRRNASVSACGDSNTSMEVKVSLDASSGASLSYSSEDIYNTIISSNKEIADRAHDAFAKLLPKECCKIDNVGANNGSCTGGLIVEKIAEKKQFARFKERVIALKFKALHHVWKEDMRLLSMKKCRQKSHKKNELSVRTTYNGNQKNRSSIRSRFTSPGNHLSMVPTSEIINFTSTLLSESQVKAQRNALKMPALILDEKEKLISKFISSNGLVEDPLAVEKEKAMINPWTSEEREIFLEKFAALGKDFRKIASFLDHKTTADCVEFYYKNHKSDCFVKLKKEGLCKLGKSFSAKTSLVASGKKWNREVNAASLEILSAASVMADGMSGNKKMRSRSFLLGGYGNVKKSKGEDSFIDRSSSFDIHGDERETAAAADVLAGICGSLSSEAMSSCITSSVDPVDGNTDRKFLKANPLCRKPLTPDVTQNVEDETCSDQSSDEMDLSDWTDDEKAALLQAVSSFGKDFAKIARCVGTKSQEQCKVFFSKARKCLRLDLMHPIPGNGRSLGNDDANGGGSDTDDACVVETGSAVGTDKSGTKTDEDLPSMNAFHDESNPVEPRNLSAELNESKENNLTAVDLEDINLISDACAIKVESKLGSDDDSEVVLASPDKSASVSERAAMIMSGSIEGGKERANKLGGAELISAPEVVELRECNSVPADRLTSEVSLGGLGNKLKTQRVLSPHCFDDRDDKHEANTGVVELKSSVQDSSTSLNVSLSSVGSSYSGLCFDSENKHVFVGKPPISALSLKEFHPTANSLLQNAAADVQSEKAASQVQLSSTSDIQGIRDMHCHNPISNGDHQLPLPGNHLMASILQGYPLQVPIKKEVNVNMNCSGSATELPLLSQKIEQADDHFKTTLRRPSDSEKASRNGDVKLFGKILTNPSSTQKPNLTTKGIEENGTHHPKLSNKSSSLKFSGHHNTDGHLKILKFDRNDHNDYLGLENVPMRSYGFWDGNRIQTGLSALPDSTILLAKYPAAFSNYPASSAMLEHQSLQTFAKNNERHLNGASAFTTRDINGSNAVIDYQMFRSRDVKHCQDVFTDMQRRNGFETISSLQQQGRGVIGMNGVGRPGILVGGSCSGVSDPVAAIKMHYTNSDKYGGQTGSITREDESWGGKGDLGR; from the exons ATGCCGCCTGAACCATTGCCTTGGGATCGAAAGGACTTCTTCAAGGAGAGGAAGCACGAGAGGTCCGAGTCGGTTGGGTCCGTCGCGAGATGGAGAGATTCTTCTCATCACCGGGACTTCCACCGCTGGGGATCGGCCGAGTTTCGCAGACCGCCTG GTCATGGTAAGCAGGGTGGTTGGCACCTGTTTTCCGAGGAATCTGGCCATGGGTACGCGGGTTCTCGGTCCGGCGACAAGATGGTGGAGGAAGATAGTCGGCCATCGATCTCACGTGGTGATGGAAAATATGGCAGGAGCGGTAGCAGGGAAAATAGAGGTTCCTCTGGGCCGAGAGATTGGAGAGGACACTCATGGGAAAACTCTAATGGCTCTCAGAATTTTTCCAGGAGGCCACCAGATGTGAATAATGACCAGAGGTCAGTTGACGATACCCTAGCGCATTCCTCTCATCCACATTCTGATTTTGCGAATAACTCTTGGGATCAGCATCACTTGAAAGACCAGAATGATAAGATGGGTGGTTTCAATGGGACGGGAACAGGCCCCAGATGTGATAGGGAGAATTCTCTCGGTGCAGCTGACTGGAAGCCACTTAAATGGACCCGTTCTGGAAGCTTGTCTTCTCGAGCCTCGGGTTTTAGCCACACAAGTAGCTCAAGGAGCATGGGAGGGGCGGATTCCTATGAAGTGAAGGCTGAATTGCAACCGAAAAATGCAACTGCTAGTAAGTCGCATTCAGGGGAAGCTGCTACTGCACGTGTGACATCTTCTGCGCCATCTGAAGATACAACTTCTAGAAAAAAGCCTAGGCTAGGTTGGGGTGAAGGACTTGCAAAGTATGAGAAGAAAAAAGTTGAGGGGCCTGAATTAAGTGTTAACAAAGATGGCCCTGTCTCGTCTACTAGTAATATGGAACCTTGTAATGTCTTCAGTCCCAACTTAGTAGATAAAAGCCCAAAACTTACTGGGTTTTCAGACTGTGCATCTCCTGCAACGCCATCTTCTGTTGCCTGCAGTTCCTCACCAG AACCTAACTTCAGCCTTGTAGCAGGTGTGGATGATAAATTATTCAGCAAGAGTGCAAACGTGGACAGTGATTTTAGTAATTTGACTGGTTCGCCTGCTCCTGGGTCCCAGAATCATCTGCAGAAGTTCTCTTTTAACTTACATAACTTGGATATTTATTCCTTGAATAATTTGGGGTCTTCAATTGTTGATTTGGTACAATCTGATGATCCCAGTTCTGTGGATTCTGGTTTAGGGAGGTCCAGTGCAATTAATAAGTTGCTGATATGGAAAGCTGACATTTCGAAGGTATTGGAGATGACTGAAACTGAAATTGATTCGCTTGAAAATGAACTCAAGTCTCTTAAATCTGAACCTGGTGATAAATGTCCACCAGCACCGGGCTCACAGGTGGTCGGTAACAATGAAATTTTTTGTGAAGATCTTGCTGGAGTCAATAAGGTCACTCGGCCAGTACCCTTGAAAATTGTTTCTTCTGATGAGCCCGATGTAGAGAAGATGCCTCAGTCTAATAATTTACATAGTATTCATGAAAATGCCAATGAAGAGGATATTGATAGTCCTGGAACAGCAACTTCTAAATTTGTTGAGCCTCTGCCTTTGATTAAAGCAGTTTCGTCATGTGAAGCCAGGGGATATGATAACTTCTCTGCAGATTTGAATGCTCGTCAGTCTGCAGCCGTAAAATCCTTAGTCCCTTGTACTACTAGGAGAAATGCTAGTGTATCTGCTTGTGGTGATAGCAATACTTCTATGGAGGTGAAGGTTAGCTTGGATGCTTCCTCTGGAGCAAGCTTAAGTTATAGCTCGGAGGATATTTACAATACAATTATTTCTTCAAATAAAGAAATTGCTGACAGAGCACATGATGCATTTGCTAAGTTATTGCCCAAAGAATGTTGTAAGATTGATAATGTGGGGGCTAACAACGGCTCATGCACTGGTGGATTAATTGTGGAAAAAATTGCTGAGAAAAAGCAGTTTGCAAGATTTAAGGAGAGAGTTATCGCACTTAAGTTCAAAGCCCTGCATCATGTGTGGAAAGAAGATATGCGCTTACTGTCTATGAAGAAATGCCGCCAAAAATCTCACAAGAAAAATGAACTTAGTGTGCGAACTACCTATAATGGCAATCAGAAGAATCGGTCCTCCATCCGGTCACGTTTTACTTCCCCTG GAAATCATCTAAGCATGGTCCCAACATCAGAGATAATTAATTTTACAAGCACGCTGCTTTCAGAATCCCAAGTCAAAGCTCAGAGAAACGCCCTGAAGATGCCAGCATTGATTTTGGATGAAAAGGAGAAGCTGATTTCAAAGTTCATATCTAGTAATGGGCTGGTTGAAGATCCGTTGGCTGTGGAGAAAGAAAAGGCTATGATCAATCCATGGACATCTGAGGAGAGAGAAATTTTCTTGGAGAAATTTGCTGCCTTGGGAAAAGATTTTCGGAAAATCGCTTCTTTCCTTGACCACAAGACAACTGCTGATTGTGTTGAATTCTACTACAAGAACCATAAATCTGATTGTTTTGTGAAGCTTAAGAAGGAAGGTCTTTGTAAGCTAGGAAAGTCATTTTCAGCTAAAACAAGTTTGGTGGCATCAGGTAAAAAATGGAATCGTGAAGTTAATGCTGCATCGCTTGAGATTTTGAGTGCAGCTTCAGTGATGGCAGACGGTATGTCAGGCAATAAAAAAATGCGTTCAAGAAGTTTCCTTTTGGGGGGATATGGCAATGTAAAAAAATCTAAGGGTGAAGACAGCTTCATAGATAGATCAAGCAGTTTTGACATTCATGGGGATGAAAGAGAGACTGCTGCTGCAGCTGATGTATTGGCTGGTATATGTGGCTCTCTTTCATCTGAGGCCATGAGTTCCTGCATCACAAGTTCAGTTGATCCTGTAGATGGCAACACGGATAGGAAGTTCTTGAAAGCTAATCCTTTGTGCAGAAAACCCTTGACACCTGATGTTACTCAGAATGTTGAGGACGAGACTTGTTCAGATCAGAGCTCGGATGAAATGGATCTTTCCGATTGGACAGATGATGAGAAGGCAGCTTTACTTCAGGCTGTATCATCTTTTGGTAAGGATTTTGCAAAGATAGCACGGTGTGTGGGAACGAAATCCCAAGAACAGTGCAAAGTTTTCTTCAGCAAGGCTCGGAAATGCCTTAGGTTAGACCTCATGCACCCTATACCTGGAAATGGCAGGTCTTTAGGGAATGATGATGCAAATGGTGGAGGTAGTGACACAGATGATGCGTGTGTTGTTGAGACAGGCTCAGCAGTAGGCACTGATAAGTCTGGCACTAAAACAGATGAGGATCTGCCTTCTATGAATGCATTCCATGATGAATCCAACCCTGTCGAACCTAGGAACCTGTCTGCTGAATTGAATGAATCAAAGGAAAATAATTTGACAGCTGTAGATCTTGAAGACATAAATTTGATTTCTGATGCTTGTGCAATTAAGGTGGAATCCAAACTGGGCTCTGATGATGATAGTGAAGTTGTCTTGGCAAGTCCTGATAAGTCTGCCTCAGTTAGTGAGCGAGCAGCTATGATTATGTCTGGTAGCATAGAAGGCGGAAAAGAAAGAGCAAATAAATTGGGAGGTGCAGAATTGATTTCTGCTCCAGAGGTTGTTGAACTGCGCGAGTGTAATTCTGTACCCGCAGATAGACTAACCTCTGAGGTTTCTTTGGGGGGTCTTGGAAATAAATTGAAGACACAGAGAGTGTTGTCACCCCATTGTTTTGATGACAGAGATGATAAACATGAAGCTAATACAGGTGTGGTTGAATTGAAAAGCTCTGTGCAAGATTCAAGCACTTCACTAAATGTCTCACTCTCATCTGTGGGCAGTTCTTATTCAGGATTGTGTTTCGATAGTGAAAATAAGCATGTCTTTGTTGGAAAGCCTCCTATCTCAGCATTATCTTTGAAGGAATTTCATCCAACTGCAAATTCATTGTTGCAAAATGCTGCTGCTGATGTTCAATCTGAGAAAGCAGCTAGTCAAGTTCAACTGTCCTCTACTTCTGACATTCAGGGAATTAGAGATATGCATTGTCATAACCCCATTAGCAATGGTGATCATCAGCTTCCTCTTCCTGGGAACCATCTTATGGCTAGTATCCTGCAGGGCTATCCCTTACAAGTGCCCATTAAGAAGGAAGTGAACGTGAATATGAATTGCAGCGGTTCAGCAACTGAGTTGCCTCTTCTGTCCCAAAAGATTGAACAGGCTGATGATCATTTCAAAACAACATTACGGCGTCCTTCAGATTCAGAAAAGGCATCCAGAAATGGTGATGTGAAGCTTTTTGGAAAAATACTAACCAATCCTTCATCCACTCAGAAGCCAAATTTGACTACCAAGGGAATTGAAGAAAACGGTACCCATCATCCTAAGTTAAGCAACAAGTCTTCTAGTCTGAAATTTTCTGGCCACCATAACACTGATGgacatttgaaaattttgaagtttgaCCGAAATGACCATAATGATTATCTTGGCCTTGAAAACGTTCCCATGAGGAGTTATGGTTTTTGGGATGGGAACAGAATACAGACCGGTCTCTCAGCATTGCCCGATTCGACCATCTTGCTAGCAAAATATCCTGCTGCTTTTAGTAATTATCCTGCATCTTCTGCCATGTTGGAGCACCAGTCATTGCAGACATTTGCTAAGAATAATGAACGGCACCTGAATGGAGCATCTGCTTTTACAACTAGAGACATCAATGGCAGCAATGCTGTGATTGATTATCAAATGTTCAGAAGTAGAGATGTCAAGCACTGCCAAGATGTATTCACTGATATGCAGAGAAGAAATGGTTTTGAAACAATCTCTAGTTTACAGCAGCAGGGGAGGGGAGTGATTGGAATGAATGGTGTTGGAAGACCTGGGATTCTTGTTGGAGGATCTTGCAGTGGTGTCTCGGATCCTGTGGCAGCAATCAAAATGCACTATACCAATTCTGACAAGTATGGTGGTCAGACCGGGAGCATCACAAGAGAGGATGAATCTTGGGGAGGGAAAGGAGACTTAGGAAGGTAG
- the LOC130717772 gene encoding uncharacterized protein LOC130717772 isoform X4 — translation MPPEPLPWDRKDFFKERKHERSESVGSVARWRDSSHHRDFHRWGSAEFRRPPGHGKQGGWHLFSEESGHGYAGSRSGDKMVEEDSRPSISRGDGKYGRSGSRENRGSSGPRDWRGHSWENSNGSQNFSRRPPDVNNDQRSVDDTLAHSSHPHSDFANNSWDQHHLKDQNDKMGGFNGTGTGPRCDRENSLGAADWKPLKWTRSGSLSSRASGFSHTSSSRSMGGADSYEVKAELQPKNATASKSHSGEAATARVTSSAPSEDTTSRKKPRLGWGEGLAKYEKKKVEGPELSVNKDGPVSSTSNMEPCNVFSPNLVDKSPKLTGFSDCASPATPSSVACSSSPGVDDKLFSKSANVDSDFSNLTGSPAPGSQNHLQKFSFNLHNLDIYSLNNLGSSIVDLVQSDDPSSVDSGLGRSSAINKLLIWKADISKVLEMTETEIDSLENELKSLKSEPGDKCPPAPGSQVVGNNEIFCEDLAGVNKVTRPVPLKIVSSDEPDVEKMPQSNNLHSIHENANEEDIDSPGTATSKFVEPLPLIKAVSSCEARGYDNFSADLNARQSAAVKSLVPCTTRRNASVSACGDSNTSMEVKVSLDASSGASLSYSSEDIYNTIISSNKEIADRAHDAFAKLLPKECCKIDNVGANNGSCTGGLIVEKIAEKKQFARFKERVIALKFKALHHVWKEDMRLLSMKKCRQKSHKKNELSVRTTYNGNQKNRSSIRSRFTSPAGNHLSMVPTSEIINFTSTLLSESQVKAQRNALKMPALILDEKEKLISKFISSNGLVEDPLAVEKEKAMINPWTSEEREIFLEKFAALGKDFRKIASFLDHKTTADCVEFYYKNHKSDCFVKLKKEGLCKLGKSFSAKTSLVASGKKWNREVNAASLEILSAASVMADGMSGNKKMRSRSFLLGGYGNVKKSKGEDSFIDRSSSFDIHGDERETAAAADVLAGICGSLSSEAMSSCITSSVDPVDGNTDRKFLKANPLCRKPLTPDVTQNVEDETCSDQSSDEMDLSDWTDDEKAALLQAVSSFGKDFAKIARCVGTKSQEQCKVFFSKARKCLRLDLMHPIPGNGRSLGNDDANGGGSDTDDACVVETGSAVGTDKSGTKTDEDLPSMNAFHDESNPVEPRNLSAELNESKENNLTAVDLEDINLISDACAIKVESKLGSDDDSEVVLASPDKSASVSERAAMIMSGSIEGGKERANKLGGAELISAPEVVELRECNSVPADRLTSEVSLGGLGNKLKTQRVLSPHCFDDRDDKHEANTGVVELKSSVQDSSTSLNVSLSSVGSSYSGLCFDSENKHVFVGKPPISALSLKEFHPTANSLLQNAAADVQSEKAASQVQLSSTSDIQGIRDMHCHNPISNGDHQLPLPGNHLMASILQGYPLQVPIKKEVNVNMNCSGSATELPLLSQKIEQADDHFKTTLRRPSDSEKASRNGDVKLFGKILTNPSSTQKPNLTTKGIEENGTHHPKLSNKSSSLKFSGHHNTDGHLKILKFDRNDHNDYLGLENVPMRSYGFWDGNRIQTGLSALPDSTILLAKYPAAFSNYPASSAMLEHQSLQTFAKNNERHLNGASAFTTRDINGSNAVIDYQMFRSRDVKHCQDVFTDMQRRNGFETISSLQQQGRGVIGMNGVGRPGILVGGSCSGVSDPVAAIKMHYTNSDKYGGQTGSITREDESWGGKGDLGR, via the exons ATGCCGCCTGAACCATTGCCTTGGGATCGAAAGGACTTCTTCAAGGAGAGGAAGCACGAGAGGTCCGAGTCGGTTGGGTCCGTCGCGAGATGGAGAGATTCTTCTCATCACCGGGACTTCCACCGCTGGGGATCGGCCGAGTTTCGCAGACCGCCTG GTCATGGTAAGCAGGGTGGTTGGCACCTGTTTTCCGAGGAATCTGGCCATGGGTACGCGGGTTCTCGGTCCGGCGACAAGATGGTGGAGGAAGATAGTCGGCCATCGATCTCACGTGGTGATGGAAAATATGGCAGGAGCGGTAGCAGGGAAAATAGAGGTTCCTCTGGGCCGAGAGATTGGAGAGGACACTCATGGGAAAACTCTAATGGCTCTCAGAATTTTTCCAGGAGGCCACCAGATGTGAATAATGACCAGAGGTCAGTTGACGATACCCTAGCGCATTCCTCTCATCCACATTCTGATTTTGCGAATAACTCTTGGGATCAGCATCACTTGAAAGACCAGAATGATAAGATGGGTGGTTTCAATGGGACGGGAACAGGCCCCAGATGTGATAGGGAGAATTCTCTCGGTGCAGCTGACTGGAAGCCACTTAAATGGACCCGTTCTGGAAGCTTGTCTTCTCGAGCCTCGGGTTTTAGCCACACAAGTAGCTCAAGGAGCATGGGAGGGGCGGATTCCTATGAAGTGAAGGCTGAATTGCAACCGAAAAATGCAACTGCTAGTAAGTCGCATTCAGGGGAAGCTGCTACTGCACGTGTGACATCTTCTGCGCCATCTGAAGATACAACTTCTAGAAAAAAGCCTAGGCTAGGTTGGGGTGAAGGACTTGCAAAGTATGAGAAGAAAAAAGTTGAGGGGCCTGAATTAAGTGTTAACAAAGATGGCCCTGTCTCGTCTACTAGTAATATGGAACCTTGTAATGTCTTCAGTCCCAACTTAGTAGATAAAAGCCCAAAACTTACTGGGTTTTCAGACTGTGCATCTCCTGCAACGCCATCTTCTGTTGCCTGCAGTTCCTCACCAG GTGTGGATGATAAATTATTCAGCAAGAGTGCAAACGTGGACAGTGATTTTAGTAATTTGACTGGTTCGCCTGCTCCTGGGTCCCAGAATCATCTGCAGAAGTTCTCTTTTAACTTACATAACTTGGATATTTATTCCTTGAATAATTTGGGGTCTTCAATTGTTGATTTGGTACAATCTGATGATCCCAGTTCTGTGGATTCTGGTTTAGGGAGGTCCAGTGCAATTAATAAGTTGCTGATATGGAAAGCTGACATTTCGAAGGTATTGGAGATGACTGAAACTGAAATTGATTCGCTTGAAAATGAACTCAAGTCTCTTAAATCTGAACCTGGTGATAAATGTCCACCAGCACCGGGCTCACAGGTGGTCGGTAACAATGAAATTTTTTGTGAAGATCTTGCTGGAGTCAATAAGGTCACTCGGCCAGTACCCTTGAAAATTGTTTCTTCTGATGAGCCCGATGTAGAGAAGATGCCTCAGTCTAATAATTTACATAGTATTCATGAAAATGCCAATGAAGAGGATATTGATAGTCCTGGAACAGCAACTTCTAAATTTGTTGAGCCTCTGCCTTTGATTAAAGCAGTTTCGTCATGTGAAGCCAGGGGATATGATAACTTCTCTGCAGATTTGAATGCTCGTCAGTCTGCAGCCGTAAAATCCTTAGTCCCTTGTACTACTAGGAGAAATGCTAGTGTATCTGCTTGTGGTGATAGCAATACTTCTATGGAGGTGAAGGTTAGCTTGGATGCTTCCTCTGGAGCAAGCTTAAGTTATAGCTCGGAGGATATTTACAATACAATTATTTCTTCAAATAAAGAAATTGCTGACAGAGCACATGATGCATTTGCTAAGTTATTGCCCAAAGAATGTTGTAAGATTGATAATGTGGGGGCTAACAACGGCTCATGCACTGGTGGATTAATTGTGGAAAAAATTGCTGAGAAAAAGCAGTTTGCAAGATTTAAGGAGAGAGTTATCGCACTTAAGTTCAAAGCCCTGCATCATGTGTGGAAAGAAGATATGCGCTTACTGTCTATGAAGAAATGCCGCCAAAAATCTCACAAGAAAAATGAACTTAGTGTGCGAACTACCTATAATGGCAATCAGAAGAATCGGTCCTCCATCCGGTCACGTTTTACTTCCCCTG CAGGAAATCATCTAAGCATGGTCCCAACATCAGAGATAATTAATTTTACAAGCACGCTGCTTTCAGAATCCCAAGTCAAAGCTCAGAGAAACGCCCTGAAGATGCCAGCATTGATTTTGGATGAAAAGGAGAAGCTGATTTCAAAGTTCATATCTAGTAATGGGCTGGTTGAAGATCCGTTGGCTGTGGAGAAAGAAAAGGCTATGATCAATCCATGGACATCTGAGGAGAGAGAAATTTTCTTGGAGAAATTTGCTGCCTTGGGAAAAGATTTTCGGAAAATCGCTTCTTTCCTTGACCACAAGACAACTGCTGATTGTGTTGAATTCTACTACAAGAACCATAAATCTGATTGTTTTGTGAAGCTTAAGAAGGAAGGTCTTTGTAAGCTAGGAAAGTCATTTTCAGCTAAAACAAGTTTGGTGGCATCAGGTAAAAAATGGAATCGTGAAGTTAATGCTGCATCGCTTGAGATTTTGAGTGCAGCTTCAGTGATGGCAGACGGTATGTCAGGCAATAAAAAAATGCGTTCAAGAAGTTTCCTTTTGGGGGGATATGGCAATGTAAAAAAATCTAAGGGTGAAGACAGCTTCATAGATAGATCAAGCAGTTTTGACATTCATGGGGATGAAAGAGAGACTGCTGCTGCAGCTGATGTATTGGCTGGTATATGTGGCTCTCTTTCATCTGAGGCCATGAGTTCCTGCATCACAAGTTCAGTTGATCCTGTAGATGGCAACACGGATAGGAAGTTCTTGAAAGCTAATCCTTTGTGCAGAAAACCCTTGACACCTGATGTTACTCAGAATGTTGAGGACGAGACTTGTTCAGATCAGAGCTCGGATGAAATGGATCTTTCCGATTGGACAGATGATGAGAAGGCAGCTTTACTTCAGGCTGTATCATCTTTTGGTAAGGATTTTGCAAAGATAGCACGGTGTGTGGGAACGAAATCCCAAGAACAGTGCAAAGTTTTCTTCAGCAAGGCTCGGAAATGCCTTAGGTTAGACCTCATGCACCCTATACCTGGAAATGGCAGGTCTTTAGGGAATGATGATGCAAATGGTGGAGGTAGTGACACAGATGATGCGTGTGTTGTTGAGACAGGCTCAGCAGTAGGCACTGATAAGTCTGGCACTAAAACAGATGAGGATCTGCCTTCTATGAATGCATTCCATGATGAATCCAACCCTGTCGAACCTAGGAACCTGTCTGCTGAATTGAATGAATCAAAGGAAAATAATTTGACAGCTGTAGATCTTGAAGACATAAATTTGATTTCTGATGCTTGTGCAATTAAGGTGGAATCCAAACTGGGCTCTGATGATGATAGTGAAGTTGTCTTGGCAAGTCCTGATAAGTCTGCCTCAGTTAGTGAGCGAGCAGCTATGATTATGTCTGGTAGCATAGAAGGCGGAAAAGAAAGAGCAAATAAATTGGGAGGTGCAGAATTGATTTCTGCTCCAGAGGTTGTTGAACTGCGCGAGTGTAATTCTGTACCCGCAGATAGACTAACCTCTGAGGTTTCTTTGGGGGGTCTTGGAAATAAATTGAAGACACAGAGAGTGTTGTCACCCCATTGTTTTGATGACAGAGATGATAAACATGAAGCTAATACAGGTGTGGTTGAATTGAAAAGCTCTGTGCAAGATTCAAGCACTTCACTAAATGTCTCACTCTCATCTGTGGGCAGTTCTTATTCAGGATTGTGTTTCGATAGTGAAAATAAGCATGTCTTTGTTGGAAAGCCTCCTATCTCAGCATTATCTTTGAAGGAATTTCATCCAACTGCAAATTCATTGTTGCAAAATGCTGCTGCTGATGTTCAATCTGAGAAAGCAGCTAGTCAAGTTCAACTGTCCTCTACTTCTGACATTCAGGGAATTAGAGATATGCATTGTCATAACCCCATTAGCAATGGTGATCATCAGCTTCCTCTTCCTGGGAACCATCTTATGGCTAGTATCCTGCAGGGCTATCCCTTACAAGTGCCCATTAAGAAGGAAGTGAACGTGAATATGAATTGCAGCGGTTCAGCAACTGAGTTGCCTCTTCTGTCCCAAAAGATTGAACAGGCTGATGATCATTTCAAAACAACATTACGGCGTCCTTCAGATTCAGAAAAGGCATCCAGAAATGGTGATGTGAAGCTTTTTGGAAAAATACTAACCAATCCTTCATCCACTCAGAAGCCAAATTTGACTACCAAGGGAATTGAAGAAAACGGTACCCATCATCCTAAGTTAAGCAACAAGTCTTCTAGTCTGAAATTTTCTGGCCACCATAACACTGATGgacatttgaaaattttgaagtttgaCCGAAATGACCATAATGATTATCTTGGCCTTGAAAACGTTCCCATGAGGAGTTATGGTTTTTGGGATGGGAACAGAATACAGACCGGTCTCTCAGCATTGCCCGATTCGACCATCTTGCTAGCAAAATATCCTGCTGCTTTTAGTAATTATCCTGCATCTTCTGCCATGTTGGAGCACCAGTCATTGCAGACATTTGCTAAGAATAATGAACGGCACCTGAATGGAGCATCTGCTTTTACAACTAGAGACATCAATGGCAGCAATGCTGTGATTGATTATCAAATGTTCAGAAGTAGAGATGTCAAGCACTGCCAAGATGTATTCACTGATATGCAGAGAAGAAATGGTTTTGAAACAATCTCTAGTTTACAGCAGCAGGGGAGGGGAGTGATTGGAATGAATGGTGTTGGAAGACCTGGGATTCTTGTTGGAGGATCTTGCAGTGGTGTCTCGGATCCTGTGGCAGCAATCAAAATGCACTATACCAATTCTGACAAGTATGGTGGTCAGACCGGGAGCATCACAAGAGAGGATGAATCTTGGGGAGGGAAAGGAGACTTAGGAAGGTAG